From a region of the Sesamum indicum cultivar Zhongzhi No. 13 linkage group LG3, S_indicum_v1.0, whole genome shotgun sequence genome:
- the LOC105157131 gene encoding hydroxyproline O-galactosyltransferase GALT6, with product MKRANLDLLFSVSRQRSTRVLIVMGLFYILFMSFEVPFVFKNGLGSVSQEGLFSSGNGLLNPKAFALDSEENLEEKDAPVRPLDVPYKSRPERKLFSSLNFTAGIVNLSLESGILKAAKDALDLGGKVLRELELIGKNRSDRGLNGVNGSSSSNSEFCPHSMSVTGDEFSKKGRVMVLPCGLTLGSHITVVGIPRPAHAETDPKISLLKEGQYVMVSQFMMELQGLKTVEGEDPPRILHFNPRLKGDWSGKPVIEHNTCYRMQWGTSQRCEGWKSRADEETVDDLVKCEKWIRDDDNGSEESKATWWLKRLIGRTKKVAIDWPFPFVEGKLFVLTLSAGLEGYHVNVDGRHITSFPYRTGFTLEDATGLSLNGDIDVHSIFAASLPTSHPSFAPQRHLDLSDTWKAPPIPEGPVEMFIGILSAGNHFAERMAVRKSWMQHKLIKSSKVVVRFFVALHARKEVNIEVKREAEFFGDIVIVPYMDNYDLVVLKTVAICEYGVRTVSAKYIMKGDDDTFVRVDAIITEAKKVPDSRSLYIGNINYYHKPLRSGKWAVTYEEWPEEDYPPYANGPGYIISSDIANSILSDFEKHKLRLFKMEDVSVGMWVEKFNSSRPVEYVHSLKFCQFGCIEDYITAHYQSPRQMICLWNKLRQQGKPSCCNMR from the exons ATGAAAAGGGCGAACTTGGACCTGTTGTTTTCGGTGAGCCGACAAAGATCAACGCGGGTGCTGATTGTGATGGGGCTTTTCTACATACTTTTCATGAGTTTCGAGGTCCCTTTCGTGTTCAAAAATGGGTTGGGCTCGGTTTCGCAAGAGGGATTGTTTAGCAGTGGTAATGGGTTGTTGAATCCGAAGGCTTTCGCGCTGGACAGCGAGGAAAATTTGGAGGAGAAAGACGCCCCAGTTCGCCCTCTTGATGTCCCGTATAAATCGAGACCCGAGAGGAAGCTGTTTTCGAGCTTGAATTTCACTGCCGGCATTGTGAATTTGAGCCTCGAAAGTGGGATTTTGAAGGCTGCAAAAGACGCTCTCGACCTTGGGGGGAAAGTCTTGCGGGAGCTCGAATTGATCGGGAAAAATAGAAGTGATCGAGGATTAAATGGTGTTAATGGTAGTAGCAGCAGTAACTCTGAGTTCTGTCCGCATTCAATGTCGGTAACTGGGGATGAGTTTTCAAAGAAGGGGAGAGTGATGGTGTTACCTTGTGGGCTGACATTGGGGTCACATATAACGGTTGTGGGAATACCGCGGCCGGCCCACGCAGAGACCGACCCCAAGATTTCTCTGTTGAAGGAGGGGCAGTATGTGATGGTTTCACAGTTTATGATGGAGCTGCAGGGGCTCAAAACGGTGGAAGGGGAGGACCCGCCTAGGATCCTGCATTTTAATCCACGGCTGAAAGGGGATTGGAGTGGGAAACCTGTGATTGAGCACAACACTTGTTACAGGATGCAGTGGGGGACCTCGCAACGGTGTGAAGGTTGGAAGTCTCGAGCCGATGAGGAGACTG TTGATGACTTGGTGAAATGCGAGAAGTGGATACGGGATGATGATAATGGGTCAGAGGAATCAAAGGCAACATGGTGGTTAAAACGGTTAATAGGACGAACGAAGAAGGTGGCTATTGATTGGCCATTCCCATTTGTAGAAGGCAAATTATTTGTGCTCACTCTTAGTGCTGGCTTGGAAGGTTACCATGTCAATGTTGATGGGAGGCATATCACTTCATTTCCTTATCGTACA GGATTTACTCTTGAGGATGCCACGGGATTGTCGTTGAATGGAGATATTGATGTCCATTCCATTTTTGCTGCTTCCTTGCCCACATCGCACCCCAGTTTTGCTCCTCAGAGACATCTTGATTTGTCTGATACATGGAAAGCTCCTCCTATTCCAGAAGGACCAGTTGAAATGTTTATTGGAATTCTTTCAGCTGGCAACCACTTTGCCGAACGGATGGCTGTGAGGAAGTCTTGGATGCAACATAAGCTAATCAAATCATCAAAAGTAGTTGTGCGATTTTTTGTTGCGCTG CATGCAAGAAAGGAAGTAAACATAGAAGTAAAAAGAGAAGCTGAGTTTTTTGGAGACATTGTTATAGTACCATACATGGACAACTATGACCTTGTTGTGCTGAAAACTGTTGCCATCTGTGAATATGGG GTGCGGACTGTATCTGCAAAGTATATTATGAAGGGTGATGATGATACATTTGTTAGGGTTGATGCAATTATTACTGAAGCTAAGAAAGTTCCAGATAGCAGGAGCTTATACATtggaaatataaattactatcATAAGCCCCTGCGCAGTGGTAAATGGGCAGTTACTTATGAG GAATGGCCAGAGGAAGATTATCCACCCTATGCAAATGGGCCAGGCTACATCATATCATCTGATATTGCAAACTCTATTCTTTCAGACTTTGAGAAACACAAATTAAGG TTGTTTAAAATGGAAGATGTTAGTGTGGGAATGTGGGTGGAGAAGTTCAATAGCTCAAGACCAGTGGAGTACGTTCATAGCTTGAAGTTCTGCCAATTCGGGTGCATAGAAGACTACATAACAGCTCACTACCAGTCCCCAAGGCAGATGATTTGTCTCTGGAACAAACTAAGACAGCAAGGAAAACCTTCGTGTTGCAACATGAGATGA